One window from the genome of Alnus glutinosa chromosome 13, dhAlnGlut1.1, whole genome shotgun sequence encodes:
- the LOC133854607 gene encoding F-box/kelch-repeat protein At3g23880-like: MSIPQDLIPEILSHLFRLPVKSLVRLQCVSNSWFALINEPRFIKMHLETNSECTLLVQTWNCKADRPLNYYLVNLSDENQPVKIFPPFYNPHRFSKIVGCCNGLVCIHTYDDETVIWNPSIRKYKKLSSLPTVRALGLPPNFEYGFNFAFGYDLANDDYKGPLKLRYTCSLKAHCWTSVKDEWPYWPSRISSGPVFVNNALYWVVKNVTRRGKILEFHLTTEKFRERGLPVELHEVKTLDAQSINIEFWMMKDRGWSRLCMVPTFKYKTAPLKGWRVVFSTTDGQKVLMEMD, encoded by the exons ATGTCGATACCGCAAGATCTAATCCCCGAAATACTTTCCCACCTATTCCGACTACCCGTCAAGTCTCTGGTACGTTTACAGTGCGTTTCCAATTCATGGTTTGCCCTAATCAACGAGCCACGTTTCATCAAGATGCATCTCGAGACCAACAGCGAATGCACTCTCCTTGTCCAGACATGGAACTGTAAGGCTGATCGGCCGCTAAACTACTACTTGGTCAACCTTTCCGACGAGAATCAGCCCGTGAAGATATTCCCTCCATTCTATAATCCACACAGATTCTCGAAGATCGTAGGCTGTTGCAATGGCTTGGTTTGCATCCACACGTATGATGATGAAACTGTGATTTGGAACCCATCAATCAGAAAGTATAAGAAATTATCCTCTCTACCAACCGTACGCGCTCTTGGTCTCCCGCCCAATTTTGAATACGGATTCAATTTTGCATTCGGGTATGACCTGGCCAACGACGATTACAAG GGGCCTTTGAAGTTAAGGTATACATGCAGTCTGAAAGCGCATTGTTGGACAAGTGTAAAGGACGAATGGCCTTACTGGCCGTCGCGTATTTCTTCGGGGCCGGTTTTTGTGAACAATGCTTTGTATTGGGTGGTTAAGAATGTGACTCGTCGAGGGAAGATTCTCGAATTCCATCTCACCACCGAGAAATTCCGAGAGCGTGGGCTTCCGGTTGAACTGCATGAGGTTAAAACTTTGGACGCACAATCCATTAATATTGAGTTTTGGATGATGAAGGACAGAGGTTGGAGTCGGCTTTGTATGGTGCCGACTTTCAAATACAAGACGGCACCTCTCAAGGGGTGGCGAGTAGTGTTCTCAACGACGGACGGCCAAAAGGTTCTGATGGAGATGGATTAA